A single genomic interval of Calditrichota bacterium harbors:
- a CDS encoding RnfABCDGE type electron transport complex subunit B has product MLIITALAALGGLTLILAAMLIIANKKLHVEEDPRIDIVEDLLPHANCGACGFPGCRPFAESVVLGESLPGKCTVSSEEGRIDIANFLGVDVGSEEKQVARLACAGGVNVARNRANYTGLQTCQGASLVSGGGKDCFWGCLGIGDCEVVCDFDAITMNPFSLPVVNEDKCTACGDCVEVCPKDLFSIQPVSNRLWVACKNLDEGDDILEACQVGCTACARCAMDAPGDLITMKNNLPVVDYNQNHKTQVPIQRCPTGAIVWLDEKKGVVKGEKSKKVIRKGERRVGTT; this is encoded by the coding sequence ATGTTAATTATAACTGCCCTTGCTGCCCTAGGCGGGCTAACTCTTATTTTAGCAGCAATGCTTATTATTGCCAATAAAAAGCTTCATGTAGAAGAAGACCCAAGAATTGACATCGTTGAGGATTTACTACCTCACGCAAATTGTGGAGCCTGCGGATTTCCGGGATGCCGTCCATTTGCCGAATCAGTTGTTTTAGGGGAATCTCTCCCCGGAAAATGTACAGTAAGCTCTGAAGAAGGCCGGATAGATATTGCTAATTTTCTTGGCGTAGATGTCGGATCAGAAGAAAAGCAAGTAGCAAGATTGGCTTGTGCGGGTGGAGTAAATGTTGCCCGTAATCGGGCTAATTACACAGGATTGCAAACCTGCCAGGGAGCATCACTTGTTTCCGGTGGTGGCAAAGATTGTTTTTGGGGTTGCCTCGGGATTGGAGATTGTGAAGTTGTCTGTGATTTTGATGCAATTACAATGAACCCATTTTCACTTCCTGTGGTCAATGAAGATAAATGCACAGCCTGTGGTGATTGTGTAGAAGTGTGTCCAAAAGATCTCTTTTCTATCCAACCTGTCAGCAACCGGCTTTGGGTTGCCTGCAAAAACCTTGATGAAGGTGATGATATTCTTGAAGCCTGCCAGGTGGGTTGTACAGCTTGTGCACGTTGTGCTATGGATGCACCCGGTGATTTAATCACTATGAAAAATAATTTACCCGTTGTTGATTATAACCAGAACCATAAAACTCAAGTTCCTATCCAACGCTGCCCAACCGGAGCTATTGTTTGGTTGGATGAGAAAAAGGGTGTAGTAAAAGGAGAGAAAAGTAAAAAAGTTATCCGTAAAGGTGAACGAAGGGTTGGCACAACATAA
- a CDS encoding methyltransferase: MRSKRHRLRVLIRKLISPILKWLYIKYTSKQRSYTYKDMSIEIFPGVFPPRFFHTTHFILEYLQKQDIGSKSFLEIGAGSGLVSIYAAKQKAKVTATDISEIAIQNVKENAKSLDLKITVTKSDLFKKIRKKKFEWIVINPPFYPNNPKNDPEHAWYCGENYEYFHNLFEQIGNYMNEKSHIIMVLTDTAPIKQIIYIAGKNDFIMGVERIKKHLLERSFIFTIKKALQSENLPK, encoded by the coding sequence ATGCGAAGTAAGCGACACCGGCTCAGAGTATTAATACGCAAGCTTATATCACCTATTCTTAAATGGCTGTATATCAAATATACAAGCAAACAACGCAGCTACACTTATAAGGATATGAGTATAGAAATTTTTCCTGGTGTATTTCCCCCACGTTTTTTTCATACAACTCATTTTATTTTGGAGTATTTACAAAAACAGGATATTGGCAGTAAATCCTTTTTAGAGATTGGTGCAGGCAGCGGCCTTGTTTCCATTTATGCAGCAAAGCAAAAGGCTAAAGTAACCGCTACGGATATAAGTGAAATAGCCATCCAAAATGTTAAAGAAAATGCCAAGAGTTTAGATTTGAAAATTACTGTAACAAAATCAGATCTGTTTAAAAAAATACGCAAAAAGAAATTTGAATGGATTGTAATCAACCCCCCATTTTATCCAAATAACCCAAAGAATGATCCTGAACATGCCTGGTACTGTGGTGAAAATTATGAATACTTTCATAATCTTTTTGAGCAGATTGGGAATTATATGAATGAGAAAAGTCATATCATTATGGTTTTAACAGATACAGCACCTATAAAACAGATTATTTATATAGCAGGCAAAAACGATTTTATTATGGGTGTTGAAAGAATAAAAAAACATCTTTTGGAACGCAGTTTTATATTCACCATAAAAAAAGCTTTACAGTCTGAAAACCTTCCAAAATAA